From a single Nostoc edaphicum CCNP1411 genomic region:
- a CDS encoding family 2B encapsulin nanocompartment shell protein → MTYSNDPNLNVEDQQPHLTLSTAAARNLATTTKSAPQTQEITSRWLLKLLPWVQTKGGAYRVNRRLSYSVGDGRVSFTNTGATVQVIPLELTELPLLRGFNNLDVLTGLANQFVQQEYAPDDVIVELGQPADRVILIARGKVNKIGVGKYGEQIVFDVLADGDHFGDETVVQSEDTWQYTLKAITRTIVLSLPQAAFERAIAQSEALGTHVEQFRTRLNQPQTAQGEAAIELAADHPQEAELPGTFADYELTPREYELSIAQTVLRVSTRVADLYNEPYNQTEEQLRLTIEALRERQEHELLNNREFGLLHNADLKQRIYSSSGAPTPDDLDELLATVWKEPGFFLAHPRTIAAFGREANRLGLYPQSVDVNGVQVTSWRGVPIFPSNKIPISNNRTSSILLLRTGVEKQGVIGLHQTGIPDEYQPSLSVRFMGISEKAIISYLVTAYYSAAVLTPDALGILEDVEIGR, encoded by the coding sequence GTGACGTATTCTAACGATCCCAATTTGAATGTAGAAGATCAGCAGCCCCATTTAACTTTGAGTACAGCAGCGGCGCGTAATTTGGCGACAACGACCAAATCTGCACCACAGACTCAGGAAATTACATCGCGGTGGTTATTGAAGTTGTTGCCGTGGGTGCAGACGAAAGGTGGCGCATATCGGGTCAACCGTCGGTTGAGTTATTCCGTCGGTGATGGGCGGGTGAGTTTCACTAACACCGGAGCAACGGTGCAGGTGATTCCCCTGGAACTTACTGAGTTGCCCTTACTGCGAGGGTTTAACAACCTTGACGTATTGACCGGGTTGGCAAACCAGTTTGTGCAGCAAGAGTATGCCCCAGATGATGTAATCGTCGAACTTGGCCAGCCTGCCGATCGCGTCATTCTGATTGCTCGTGGCAAGGTCAACAAGATTGGTGTTGGCAAGTATGGCGAGCAGATCGTCTTCGATGTGCTCGCTGACGGCGATCACTTCGGCGATGAAACTGTGGTGCAGTCGGAGGATACTTGGCAGTACACCCTCAAAGCGATTACCAGAACCATCGTTTTGTCGCTACCCCAAGCAGCGTTTGAGAGGGCGATCGCTCAGTCTGAGGCGTTAGGAACTCATGTTGAACAGTTCCGCACCCGCCTGAACCAGCCACAAACTGCCCAAGGTGAAGCGGCCATTGAACTGGCAGCCGATCATCCCCAAGAGGCTGAGTTGCCGGGAACCTTCGCCGATTACGAACTCACACCCAGAGAATATGAGTTGAGCATTGCTCAAACGGTGTTGCGAGTAAGTACACGGGTAGCTGATCTGTACAACGAACCGTACAACCAGACAGAAGAACAACTGCGTCTGACTATCGAGGCATTGCGGGAACGTCAAGAACACGAATTACTCAACAACCGCGAATTCGGGTTGCTGCACAATGCTGACCTCAAACAACGGATCTACAGCAGTAGCGGCGCACCCACCCCCGATGACTTGGACGAGCTGTTGGCTACGGTATGGAAGGAGCCGGGATTCTTCCTGGCTCACCCCCGGACGATCGCTGCTTTCGGTCGTGAGGCCAACCGCCTGGGTCTTTATCCACAAAGCGTAGATGTGAACGGCGTTCAGGTAACATCTTGGCGCGGCGTACCCATCTTTCCTTCCAATAAGATCCCCATCAGCAATAACCGCACCAGTTCTATCCTTTTGCTCCGCACTGGTGTAGAAAAACAAGGAGTGATCGGCTTACATCAAACTGGTATCCCCGATGAATACCAACCCAGCTTGTCTGTTCGATTCATGGGCATCAGCGAAAAGGCGATCATCTCCTACCTCGTCACCGCCTACTACTCCGCAGCCGTCCTCACTCCTGACGCACTTGGCATCCTTGAAGATGTTGAAATTGGGCGCTAA
- a CDS encoding family 2B encapsulin nanocompartment shell protein — protein MTDFIESNLNVESGQPQLSLSKDAARNLSTTTKSAPQTQEITSRWLLKMLPWVQTKGGTYRLNRRLTYTVGDGRLSFSNTGAEVQVIPQELGELPLLRGFDDIEVLRALASRFVQQEFAPGDIIVQSGQPANQLFLIAHGKVNKIGIGKYDEQPLLDMLADGDYFGDRVLVDSESNWKFTVKAVTRCTVLALPQQAFRELLNQSQALQAQVEQFRTRAELPQNKYGEAAIALSTSHSTETTLPGTFVDYELSPREYQLSIAQTMLRVNTRVADLYNQPYNQTEEQLRLTIEALRERQEYELINNREFGLLHNADLKQRIYTRSGPPTPDDLDELVTRRRKSRFFLAHPRTIAAFGRQCNRLGIYPDTIDMDGSKIITWRNVPIFPCNKIPITKNQTSSILILRTGEKDQGVIGLHQTGIPDEYQPSLSVRFMGISEKAIISYLVTAYYSAAVLVPDALGILEDVEIGR, from the coding sequence ATGACGGATTTTATTGAATCAAATTTAAATGTTGAGAGTGGACAACCTCAACTGAGTTTGAGTAAAGATGCTGCGCGTAATTTGTCCACGACCACCAAATCTGCACCGCAGACGCAGGAAATTACCTCACGGTGGTTATTGAAGATGTTGCCGTGGGTGCAGACGAAGGGTGGCACTTATCGGCTGAACCGTCGGTTGACCTATACAGTAGGTGATGGGCGGTTGAGTTTCTCCAACACCGGAGCCGAGGTGCAGGTGATTCCCCAGGAACTTGGTGAGTTGCCCTTGCTGCGAGGATTTGACGATATCGAGGTGCTGAGGGCGTTAGCAAGTCGGTTTGTTCAGCAGGAGTTCGCACCTGGTGATATCATTGTCCAGTCAGGTCAGCCAGCCAATCAGCTTTTCTTAATCGCACATGGCAAAGTAAACAAGATTGGTATTGGCAAGTATGACGAGCAGCCTCTATTGGATATGCTAGCTGACGGTGATTATTTTGGCGATCGCGTGTTGGTCGATTCAGAAAGCAATTGGAAGTTCACAGTCAAAGCTGTGACCCGATGCACCGTATTAGCACTACCACAACAGGCATTTCGGGAACTGCTCAACCAGTCGCAAGCGTTGCAAGCCCAAGTTGAGCAGTTTCGGACTCGCGCCGAACTTCCACAAAACAAGTATGGGGAAGCTGCGATCGCGTTGTCAACCAGTCATAGTACAGAGACGACATTACCAGGAACATTTGTTGACTACGAACTTTCACCCCGCGAATATCAGTTAAGCATTGCTCAGACTATGTTGCGAGTGAATACTCGCGTTGCGGATCTGTACAATCAACCATATAACCAGACGGAAGAACAACTGCGGCTGACGATTGAGGCATTGCGGGAACGTCAAGAATACGAGTTGATCAACAACCGCGAATTTGGATTGTTGCACAACGCCGACCTGAAACAGCGCATCTACACTCGCAGCGGCCCCCCAACTCCCGATGACCTTGATGAACTAGTCACCCGTCGGCGGAAGTCGAGGTTCTTTCTGGCTCATCCCCGCACTATTGCAGCCTTCGGTCGCCAGTGTAACCGTCTGGGCATCTATCCAGACACCATCGACATGGATGGGAGCAAAATAATCACGTGGCGCAATGTACCGATTTTTCCCTGTAACAAGATTCCGATTACCAAGAATCAGACCAGTTCTATCCTTATACTCCGCACTGGTGAGAAAGATCAGGGCGTGATTGGCTTACATCAAACTGGTATCCCGGACGAATACCAACCCAGTTTGTCCGTCCGATTTATGGGCATCAGCGAAAAGGCCATTATCTCTTACCTCGTCACTGCCTACTACTCCGCAGCTGTCCTCGTTCCTGACGCACTTGGCATCCTCGAAGATGTCGAAATCGGTCGCTGA